A single region of the Prochlorococcus marinus str. MIT 0917 genome encodes:
- a CDS encoding NAD-dependent epimerase/dehydratase family protein, which translates to MELSIYGSTGFIGSKFIKMYPFHNRIKREERKPLNKDILYLISNVGNYNLDIDASIDIKTNLSILCEVLNYCKNEEIIFNFISSSLVYGSLCPIPANENSICTPKGFYSITKKCAEDLLISFSKTFGIKYRILRLCSVLGKGEKKVSNRKNTLTQIVNKLKTNENIELHGERGQIREIIHIEDACRAIELICKKGRLNQIYNVGSGEIIKIESFISNAKEKLQSKSKIIYVDTPKSKTEELKTNFWMDSKKLNDLGFKNHFNYKDIINDICN; encoded by the coding sequence ATGGAATTATCAATTTATGGTTCAACGGGTTTTATTGGAAGTAAATTTATAAAGATGTACCCTTTTCATAATAGAATCAAACGCGAAGAGAGGAAACCTTTAAATAAAGATATTCTCTATTTAATTTCAAATGTAGGTAATTATAATCTCGATATAGATGCTTCAATTGATATAAAAACGAATTTATCAATACTTTGTGAAGTCTTAAATTATTGTAAAAATGAAGAAATTATATTCAACTTTATAAGTTCATCATTGGTTTATGGAAGTTTATGCCCAATCCCTGCAAATGAAAACTCAATATGCACCCCTAAAGGTTTTTATTCAATTACCAAAAAATGTGCAGAAGATTTGCTTATTTCATTCAGTAAAACATTTGGCATCAAGTATAGAATACTAAGATTATGTAGTGTCTTAGGAAAAGGAGAAAAAAAAGTTTCTAATAGAAAGAATACCTTAACTCAGATTGTTAATAAATTAAAAACCAATGAAAATATTGAATTGCATGGTGAGAGGGGACAAATTAGAGAGATCATACATATTGAGGATGCTTGCAGGGCAATTGAGTTAATATGTAAAAAAGGAAGATTAAATCAAATATATAATGTTGGTTCTGGTGAAATAATAAAAATTGAAAGTTTCATAAGTAATGCAAAAGAAAAACTCCAATCGAAATCAAAAATTATATACGTAGACACACCTAAATCAAAAACAGAAGAACTAAAAACTAATTTCTGGATGGATAGTAAAAAACTTAATGATCTAGGGTTTAAAAACCATTTTAATTATAAAGATATAATCAATGACATATGTAATTAA
- the rpsN gene encoding 30S ribosomal protein S14 has protein sequence MAKKSMIARDVKRKKLVERYAAKRKTLIDAFKSAKDPMERLEIHRKIQALPRNCAPNRIRNRCWATGKPRGVYRDFGLCRNQLRSRAHNGELPGVVKSSW, from the coding sequence ATGGCCAAAAAGTCAATGATAGCGCGTGATGTAAAGCGCAAAAAACTTGTAGAAAGATACGCAGCGAAGCGTAAAACTCTTATTGATGCTTTCAAATCAGCTAAAGATCCTATGGAAAGGCTAGAAATCCATCGAAAGATTCAAGCTTTACCAAGAAATTGTGCACCAAATAGAATTAGAAATCGTTGTTGGGCCACGGGTAAACCAAGAGGCGTTTATAGGGATTTTGGCTTATGCAGGAATCAACTTAGATCAAGAGCTCATAATGGAGAATTACCTGGAGTAGTAAAATCAAGTTGGTAA
- the rfbB gene encoding dTDP-glucose 4,6-dehydratase, translating to MISFPEPINRILVTGGSGFIGGTLVRRILKETTHKVFNLDKLSYASNLDVVNNEFDLNRYQLLNIDLANKEDTKNAIDLIDPDIVFHLAAESHVDRSILGPRIFLEANMIGTFNLLESVFQHWESLELSRKDSFRFIHVSTDEVFGSLGPIGLFSEDSPYKPSSPYSATKAASDHLVKSWFHTYGLPTIITNSSNNFGAWQLPEKLIPVIIMNAISQKPIPIYGDGKNIRDWIYVEDHIDALLKVALNGRVGDSYCIGANQEKSNEEIVELICELLDSHNKSNAPHSRFKVFVKDRPGHDRRYAIDNKKIIQELDWCPKHDFSKAILITIEWYLSNLDWCKKHSSNLVV from the coding sequence ATGATTTCGTTTCCTGAACCTATAAATAGAATCCTCGTTACAGGTGGCTCTGGTTTTATAGGAGGAACATTAGTTAGAAGAATACTTAAAGAAACTACTCATAAAGTATTTAACTTAGATAAATTAAGCTACGCGAGTAACTTAGATGTTGTTAATAATGAATTTGATCTTAATAGATATCAATTGTTAAATATTGACTTAGCGAATAAGGAAGATACTAAAAATGCTATTGATTTAATTGATCCAGATATTGTTTTTCATTTAGCAGCCGAAAGTCATGTTGATAGATCTATCTTAGGCCCACGAATATTTCTAGAAGCTAACATGATAGGCACATTTAATTTGTTGGAGTCAGTTTTCCAGCATTGGGAATCACTTGAATTATCTAGAAAAGATTCCTTTAGGTTTATTCATGTTAGTACTGATGAGGTTTTTGGTTCGCTAGGCCCAATTGGTCTTTTCTCTGAGGACAGTCCATATAAACCAAGTAGTCCATATTCAGCAACAAAGGCGGCCAGTGATCATTTAGTTAAATCTTGGTTTCATACTTATGGGCTGCCTACAATAATAACTAACTCAAGTAATAATTTTGGAGCATGGCAATTACCAGAGAAATTAATTCCTGTAATTATTATGAATGCTATATCACAAAAACCTATCCCTATTTATGGAGATGGAAAAAATATAAGAGACTGGATTTACGTTGAAGATCATATAGATGCTTTATTAAAAGTGGCTTTAAATGGCAGAGTAGGTGATTCATACTGTATTGGAGCAAATCAGGAAAAAAGTAATGAAGAGATCGTAGAATTAATTTGTGAATTACTAGATAGTCATAATAAATCAAATGCTCCTCATAGTAGATTTAAGGTATTTGTAAAAGATCGCCCGGGTCATGATAGAAGGTACGCTATTGATAATAAAAAAATAATACAAGAATTAGATTGGTGCCCTAAACATGATTTCTCGAAAGCCATATTAATTACAATTGAATGGTATTTATCAAATTTAGATTGGTGTAAAAAGCATAGTTCAAATCTAGTGGTTTAA
- a CDS encoding 3'(2'),5'-bisphosphate nucleotidase CysQ family protein, which translates to MSIDLVVPEEVELTTLLDELRKLCWASADVLMAYARGEQPPYGFPRSLTVEEGGDGPVSAADMAVNELLISGLQDNLTFKEWDILSEETSKEKTFQLENYKKDWCWIIDPLDGTKDFLQGSENYAVHIALAYKEKPKLGIVLIPEKNELWFGIIGIGAWFENRDGSKKNFSFSERIDIPKLVLVSSKNHQQSKLKKLLSTLCFAETKKIGSVGCKIASIMRGEADVYISISGQTSPKDWDMAAPHVLIEAAGGMFSHADGTNLTYQQTNYSQPGCLIASHGKSHKKICQKAMEFFSLEESKFVV; encoded by the coding sequence ATGTCAATTGATCTTGTTGTGCCAGAAGAGGTCGAATTAACGACTTTATTGGATGAGCTTAGAAAACTTTGCTGGGCTTCAGCCGATGTTTTGATGGCATATGCGAGAGGGGAGCAGCCTCCCTATGGCTTTCCAAGATCCTTAACTGTAGAAGAAGGTGGCGATGGCCCAGTATCAGCAGCTGACATGGCAGTTAATGAATTATTGATCTCTGGATTGCAGGATAATCTCACATTTAAAGAATGGGATATTTTAAGTGAAGAAACTTCTAAGGAAAAAACCTTTCAACTAGAAAATTATAAAAAAGATTGGTGCTGGATTATTGACCCACTTGATGGGACAAAGGATTTTCTTCAAGGGTCTGAAAACTATGCAGTTCATATTGCTTTGGCATATAAAGAAAAGCCAAAACTTGGGATAGTTTTGATTCCTGAAAAGAATGAATTATGGTTTGGAATTATTGGAATTGGTGCATGGTTTGAAAACCGAGATGGCTCTAAAAAGAACTTTTCTTTTAGTGAAAGGATTGATATTCCTAAATTAGTTCTGGTTTCAAGCAAAAATCATCAACAATCAAAACTTAAAAAACTTCTGTCAACTTTGTGCTTTGCTGAGACAAAAAAAATAGGCAGTGTCGGTTGTAAAATCGCCTCGATTATGAGAGGAGAAGCAGATGTTTATATATCTATATCTGGACAAACTTCTCCAAAGGATTGGGATATGGCTGCTCCCCATGTACTCATTGAAGCGGCTGGTGGAATGTTCTCTCATGCCGATGGAACAAATTTGACTTACCAGCAAACTAACTATTCTCAGCCTGGCTGTTTAATTGCTAGCCATGGTAAATCTCATAAAAAGATTTGCCAAAAAGCTATGGAGTTTTTCTCTCTAGAAGAATCTAAATTTGTAGTTTAA
- the rseP gene encoding RIP metalloprotease RseP: MNVLLSIAVLGLLIFFHESGHFLAAVLQKIKVSGFSIGFGPALLKKEINGITYSLRSLPLGGFVSFPDEETDSLVQPNDPDLLKNRPIHQRAIVISAGVIANLLLAWIVLIGQASFVGIPNQPEPGVIIMGIQPDEPAFNSGLVAGDRIMSVNGEELGSGKEGIMNLVNIIQKSSGEELLFERINEGESETVSIIPSENEGNGRIGAQLQPNLPNEVSKAKNIGEILDSSNSQFYELLSRTVIGYKSLITNFSSTAQQLSGPVKIVEIGAQLSEQGGSGLVLFSALVSINLAVLNSLPLPLLDGGQLFLLILESIRGKPVPEKVQLAFMQSGFVLLVGLSVVLIIRDTTQLSLFQQLVHR, encoded by the coding sequence ATGAACGTTCTATTATCTATAGCTGTACTTGGCCTTCTGATTTTTTTTCATGAGTCTGGTCATTTTTTAGCAGCAGTTCTTCAAAAAATCAAAGTCAGTGGTTTTTCAATTGGTTTTGGACCAGCTCTTTTGAAAAAGGAAATAAATGGAATTACTTATTCACTTAGATCTCTTCCTCTAGGGGGATTCGTGTCATTTCCTGATGAAGAAACTGATTCATTAGTTCAACCCAATGACCCAGATCTTTTAAAGAATAGACCAATTCACCAAAGGGCAATAGTTATTTCAGCGGGTGTAATAGCAAATTTATTACTTGCTTGGATAGTACTTATTGGTCAAGCAAGCTTTGTAGGGATTCCTAATCAACCTGAACCTGGAGTAATAATCATGGGAATCCAGCCAGACGAGCCTGCATTTAATTCAGGATTAGTTGCTGGAGATCGAATAATGAGCGTAAACGGTGAAGAATTAGGCAGCGGTAAAGAAGGCATTATGAATTTAGTCAATATCATTCAAAAATCATCTGGAGAAGAATTACTTTTTGAGAGAATTAATGAAGGAGAAAGCGAGACGGTTTCTATAATCCCATCTGAAAACGAAGGGAATGGGAGGATAGGAGCTCAGTTGCAACCAAATCTTCCCAATGAAGTATCGAAAGCAAAGAATATTGGAGAAATATTGGACAGCTCAAATTCACAATTTTATGAATTACTAAGTCGGACAGTTATTGGTTATAAAAGTTTGATTACTAATTTCTCTTCAACTGCTCAGCAGTTGAGTGGACCAGTCAAAATAGTTGAAATTGGTGCTCAGCTTTCAGAGCAAGGAGGGTCAGGTCTTGTACTCTTTTCTGCTTTGGTTTCAATTAATCTGGCAGTTCTTAACTCTTTACCATTGCCTCTTTTAGATGGAGGACAACTTTTTCTTCTAATTCTAGAGAGTATCCGTGGAAAGCCAGTTCCAGAAAAAGTTCAATTAGCTTTTATGCAATCTGGATTTGTTTTACTAGTTGGACTAAGTGTTGTTTTAATAATCCGCGATACAACTCAACTATCTTTATTTCAACAGCTTGTCCATAGATAA
- the rsmI gene encoding 16S rRNA (cytidine(1402)-2'-O)-methyltransferase: MDLIDENQHQQERSEPCPGTLYIVGTPIGNLGDLSPRAKSILKNVSVIACEDTRRSGQLLKIIKSKVPLLSYHKHNFKSRQSQLLGILESRGSLALISDAGLPGINDPGQELVHAARSNSYEVICIPGPCAATTALVISGLPSERFCFEGFLPKKRSLRKKRLEDISQEHRTTVIYESPHQLIKLLEDLSIECGKDRPIQIARELTKRYEESIGKTIEEVKKYFMINKPKGEFTIVLGGNNKKKKNRIGESEALNKLNILINQGERSNIAARKVSEETGYDKKWLYSKLHKKLDK; this comes from the coding sequence ATGGATTTAATTGACGAGAACCAGCATCAGCAAGAAAGATCAGAACCTTGTCCAGGGACACTTTACATAGTAGGTACGCCAATAGGAAACTTAGGAGATTTATCTCCGAGGGCAAAGTCAATTCTCAAGAATGTTTCAGTAATAGCCTGTGAGGATACTCGTAGAAGTGGACAATTATTGAAAATAATAAAATCTAAAGTACCACTTCTTAGCTATCACAAACACAATTTCAAAAGTCGTCAATCTCAATTATTAGGAATACTAGAAAGCAGGGGGAGTCTTGCTTTAATTAGTGATGCTGGCTTACCAGGGATAAATGATCCAGGTCAAGAACTTGTTCATGCTGCTAGGTCCAATAGTTATGAAGTAATTTGCATTCCAGGACCTTGCGCTGCAACTACAGCATTAGTAATAAGTGGCTTACCATCAGAGCGATTTTGCTTTGAAGGGTTTCTCCCAAAGAAACGAAGCCTTAGGAAGAAACGTTTGGAGGATATTTCACAAGAACATAGAACGACAGTAATATATGAATCACCGCATCAATTGATAAAACTCTTAGAAGATTTATCTATTGAATGCGGAAAAGATCGCCCTATTCAAATCGCAAGAGAACTTACAAAAAGATATGAAGAGTCAATAGGGAAGACCATCGAGGAGGTAAAAAAATATTTCATGATAAACAAGCCAAAAGGAGAATTCACAATAGTTCTAGGAGGAAATAATAAAAAGAAAAAGAATAGAATAGGTGAATCAGAAGCATTAAATAAACTCAATATTTTAATCAATCAAGGAGAAAGATCTAATATTGCAGCTCGAAAAGTTTCAGAAGAAACGGGTTATGACAAAAAATGGCTTTATTCGAAATTACATAAGAAGCTTGACAAATAA
- a CDS encoding polyribonucleotide nucleotidyltransferase, giving the protein MQGQTKSVSFDGREIKLTTGRFAPQAGGSVMIECGDTSVLVTATRSTGREGIDFLPLMCEYEERLYAAGRIPGSFMRREGRPPERATLISRLIDRPMRPLFPGWMRDDIQIVATCLSLDERVPADVLAVTGASMATLMAGIPFQGPMAAVRVGLLGDDFVLNPSYREIERGDLDLVVAGTPDGVVMVEAGANQLSEQDVIEAIDFGYEAITELINAQKEVLKESGINQEIPEAPKVDETISNYLDKNCTKSISEVLKNFDQTKEERDNKIEEIKTSISLKIDGLKDDNAVKKSISLNNKLLENSYKALTKKLMRDQIIKEGKRVDGRELNEVRAIEADAAVLPNRVHGSALFQRGLTQVLSTATLGTPSDAQEMDDLNPNTDKTYIHHYNFPPYSVGETRPMRTPGRREIGHGALAERALIPVLPAKDTFPYVLRVVSEVLSSNGSTSMASVCGSTLALMDAGVPLKAPVGGAAMGLIKEGKEVRILTDIQGIEDFLGDMDFKVAGTEKGITALQMDMKITGLPIETIGEAINQALPARTHILGKMLEAIETPKDNLSPHAPRLLSFRIDPELIGTVIGPGGRTIKGITERTNTKIDIEDGGIVTIASHDGAAAEEAQRIIEGLTRKVHEGEIFPGSITRIIPIGAFVEILPGKEGMIHISQLSEARVEKVEDVVKVGDQVTVRVREIDNRGRINLTLRGVSQNGGMNNYPEPTPTPVAPLT; this is encoded by the coding sequence GTGCAAGGTCAGACAAAATCCGTTTCCTTCGATGGTAGAGAGATAAAGCTCACTACAGGGAGATTTGCTCCACAGGCTGGTGGTTCAGTAATGATTGAGTGTGGGGACACCTCCGTTCTCGTAACAGCAACAAGATCTACAGGAAGAGAGGGGATTGATTTCCTACCTTTAATGTGTGAATACGAAGAAAGGTTATATGCAGCAGGAAGGATTCCAGGAAGTTTTATGCGTCGCGAAGGTCGACCTCCCGAAAGAGCGACTTTGATATCAAGACTTATTGATCGTCCAATGAGACCTCTTTTCCCTGGTTGGATGAGGGATGACATACAAATAGTTGCAACCTGTCTTTCCTTAGATGAAAGAGTTCCAGCAGATGTATTAGCTGTAACAGGAGCTTCAATGGCAACATTAATGGCAGGTATTCCTTTCCAAGGGCCTATGGCTGCTGTTCGCGTTGGCCTCTTAGGAGATGACTTTGTTCTTAATCCAAGTTATCGAGAAATCGAAAGAGGTGATCTTGACCTTGTAGTTGCTGGAACTCCAGATGGAGTAGTAATGGTTGAAGCAGGAGCCAATCAACTTTCCGAACAAGACGTTATTGAAGCTATTGATTTTGGCTACGAAGCCATAACTGAATTAATCAATGCTCAAAAAGAAGTTTTAAAAGAGTCAGGAATCAATCAAGAGATTCCTGAAGCCCCTAAGGTTGACGAAACAATATCAAACTATTTAGATAAAAACTGTACAAAATCAATTAGTGAAGTCCTCAAAAACTTTGATCAAACGAAAGAAGAAAGAGACAATAAGATCGAAGAAATAAAGACAAGTATTTCTTTAAAAATAGATGGACTAAAAGACGATAACGCTGTAAAAAAATCTATTTCTTTAAACAACAAACTACTAGAAAATAGTTATAAAGCTTTAACCAAAAAGTTAATGAGAGATCAGATAATTAAGGAAGGTAAAAGGGTAGACGGAAGAGAATTGAATGAAGTAAGAGCAATTGAGGCTGATGCTGCAGTTTTACCTAACAGAGTTCATGGATCAGCTTTATTTCAAAGAGGTTTAACTCAAGTACTCTCTACTGCAACATTGGGCACTCCAAGCGATGCCCAGGAAATGGACGATTTAAACCCTAATACTGATAAGACCTATATACATCATTACAATTTTCCACCTTACTCAGTAGGAGAGACTCGACCAATGAGAACTCCTGGAAGAAGAGAGATTGGTCACGGAGCTTTAGCAGAAAGGGCTTTAATTCCTGTACTTCCAGCAAAAGATACTTTTCCTTATGTTTTAAGAGTTGTTAGCGAAGTCTTGAGTTCTAACGGCTCCACCTCTATGGCCTCAGTATGTGGAAGTACGCTTGCACTCATGGATGCAGGAGTCCCCTTAAAAGCCCCTGTAGGTGGCGCTGCCATGGGCCTAATCAAAGAAGGCAAGGAAGTCAGAATTTTAACTGATATTCAAGGTATTGAAGACTTTCTTGGAGATATGGATTTCAAAGTTGCTGGCACAGAAAAAGGAATTACAGCCTTGCAAATGGATATGAAGATAACTGGACTTCCCATTGAGACAATTGGGGAGGCTATTAATCAAGCACTTCCTGCTAGGACACACATATTAGGGAAAATGCTAGAGGCAATTGAAACACCAAAAGACAATTTATCTCCTCATGCCCCAAGGCTATTAAGCTTTAGAATTGACCCAGAGCTCATTGGAACTGTCATTGGACCTGGAGGAAGAACAATAAAAGGAATCACAGAAAGAACTAACACAAAAATCGATATAGAAGATGGGGGTATTGTCACTATTGCCTCACATGATGGGGCAGCGGCAGAAGAAGCTCAGAGAATTATTGAAGGTTTAACTAGAAAAGTACATGAGGGAGAAATTTTCCCTGGTTCCATCACTAGAATTATTCCAATTGGCGCGTTTGTTGAAATACTTCCTGGAAAAGAGGGAATGATTCATATTTCTCAATTATCTGAAGCAAGAGTAGAAAAAGTGGAAGACGTTGTAAAAGTTGGAGATCAAGTAACGGTAAGGGTAAGAGAAATAGATAATCGCGGGCGCATTAATCTAACTTTAAGAGGAGTATCTCAAAATGGTGGAATGAACAACTACCCTGAGCCAACTCCTACGCCTGTAGCCCCTCTTACTTGA
- a CDS encoding tetratricopeptide repeat protein, whose amino-acid sequence MPEEMKGFGKQRKHKKKQPKANKKILIPGALEEFKGNFSLSTNKSAKPTKEEIINKVFKFHSEGNIPEAVRYYELFINLGFKDCNIFSNYGIILRRLGKLQEAELFTRKSIEMNPNNADAYVNLGNILIDLGKSKEAESSQRIAIKLNPNLAMAHNNLGNTLKDLGQLKEAEISTRKAIEINPDLAISHNNLGSILKDKGQLQEAEISARKAIEIKPDFAEAHCNLGSIMKDLGQLKEAEISARKSIELKPDYAVGNFNLGCILLDIYDKYQSIIDLKEAELYTRKTIELKPDYPDAHFNLGSILLDSDKLEESHLAYKKSLEINPKQIRTISKMIFTSAHLCMWDQMEKYIPDLNRLGIEGKAVNPLELMYVEDNPLNHLKRAVKYNQEHKKEELPNVNHKKNKKIKIGYFSSDFRNHPVTHLLIRTLELHDKSKFDIYAYSLSKVKDDYTIRVKKAVSTFREINNLSDLDIVKLARNDQIDIAIDLNGITKFHRASIFSYRVAPIQINYLGYTGSLGSDSYDYILADKVLIPEENKKFYTEKVLHLPNSSYPHDNTRKVSVNKFSREQLGLPVDGFVFTCFNAIQKITRKEFNIWLRLLHSVEGSVLWLIKPHQVAMNNLYSELINHGLDKERIIFAEHMKLDEHLSRQACADLFLDTFNFNAATTANFALSSGLPVITLLGKSYSARIGASILSACNLNELITTSHAEYESLACELATNKEKLKAIREKLINKNKLSFFDSSKFTNELELIYNKIINT is encoded by the coding sequence GTGCCTGAAGAAATGAAAGGTTTTGGTAAACAACGTAAACATAAAAAGAAACAACCAAAAGCAAATAAAAAAATATTAATTCCAGGTGCTTTAGAAGAATTTAAAGGCAATTTTTCACTTTCAACCAATAAATCAGCCAAGCCAACTAAGGAAGAAATAATTAATAAAGTATTTAAATTTCATTCAGAAGGTAATATTCCAGAAGCAGTAAGATATTATGAACTTTTTATCAATCTTGGCTTTAAGGATTGCAATATTTTTTCAAATTATGGAATTATTTTAAGAAGGTTAGGGAAACTACAAGAAGCAGAATTATTTACTCGCAAATCTATTGAGATGAACCCTAACAATGCAGATGCTTATGTAAATCTAGGAAATATATTGATAGATCTTGGTAAATCAAAAGAAGCAGAATCATCACAACGTATTGCCATTAAATTGAACCCTAATCTTGCAATGGCGCATAACAATCTGGGAAACACATTGAAAGATCTTGGACAATTGAAAGAGGCAGAAATTTCTACTCGAAAAGCAATAGAAATAAATCCTGATTTAGCAATCTCTCATAATAATCTAGGATCTATTTTGAAAGATAAGGGCCAATTACAAGAGGCGGAAATTTCTGCTCGCAAAGCAATTGAAATAAAACCTGATTTCGCAGAAGCGCATTGTAATCTGGGATCTATCATGAAAGATCTTGGACAATTGAAAGAGGCAGAAATTTCTGCTCGCAAATCAATTGAACTTAAACCTGATTACGCTGTTGGTAATTTTAATCTTGGATGTATATTGCTTGATATATATGATAAATACCAATCGATTATTGATTTAAAAGAAGCAGAATTATATACTCGAAAAACGATAGAACTTAAACCTGATTATCCTGATGCTCATTTTAATCTAGGGTCCATTTTGCTGGATTCAGACAAATTAGAAGAATCACATCTAGCATATAAAAAATCCTTAGAAATAAATCCCAAACAAATTCGTACTATTTCCAAGATGATTTTCACTTCAGCCCATCTTTGCATGTGGGATCAGATGGAAAAGTATATACCTGATTTAAATAGATTAGGGATAGAGGGAAAGGCAGTAAATCCATTAGAATTAATGTATGTAGAGGACAACCCATTAAATCACTTAAAGCGTGCAGTTAAATATAATCAAGAACACAAAAAAGAAGAATTACCAAATGTCAATCACAAAAAAAACAAAAAAATTAAGATCGGCTATTTTTCATCTGATTTCAGAAATCATCCAGTTACTCATTTACTAATAAGGACACTAGAGTTACATGATAAATCCAAATTCGATATATATGCATATAGTCTATCTAAGGTTAAAGATGATTATACAATAAGAGTAAAGAAAGCTGTATCTACTTTCAGAGAAATCAATAATCTTTCTGATCTTGATATAGTTAAACTTGCAAGAAATGATCAAATAGATATAGCAATAGATCTAAATGGAATTACAAAATTTCATAGAGCTTCTATTTTTTCTTATAGAGTAGCTCCTATTCAAATAAACTATCTTGGTTATACTGGATCGCTAGGATCAGATTCCTATGATTATATTCTTGCTGATAAAGTATTAATTCCAGAGGAAAATAAGAAATTTTATACTGAAAAAGTCTTACACCTTCCTAATAGCTCTTATCCCCATGATAATACAAGGAAAGTATCAGTTAATAAATTCAGCAGGGAGCAATTAGGACTTCCAGTAGATGGATTCGTATTTACATGCTTTAATGCAATCCAAAAAATAACTAGAAAAGAATTCAATATATGGCTCAGATTATTACATAGCGTAGAAGGAAGTGTTTTATGGTTAATAAAACCACATCAGGTTGCAATGAATAACTTATATTCTGAATTAATTAATCATGGCTTAGATAAAGAAAGGATAATATTTGCTGAACATATGAAATTAGACGAGCATTTATCAAGACAAGCATGTGCTGATTTATTTCTTGATACTTTCAATTTTAATGCTGCAACAACAGCAAATTTTGCCTTATCCTCGGGTTTACCAGTTATAACTTTATTAGGAAAGAGTTACAGTGCAAGAATAGGAGCAAGTATACTAAGTGCTTGTAATCTAAATGAATTAATTACAACTAGCCATGCTGAATATGAATCTTTAGCATGTGAACTTGCAACTAACAAAGAAAAGCTCAAAGCAATTCGCGAAAAGCTTATAAATAAAAATAAATTATCGTTTTTTGATTCTTCCAAATTTACTAATGAATTAGAACTTATTTATAATAAAATTATTAATACTTAG